A region from the Cannabis sativa cultivar Pink pepper isolate KNU-18-1 chromosome 9, ASM2916894v1, whole genome shotgun sequence genome encodes:
- the LOC115722961 gene encoding protein PUTATIVE RECOMBINATION INITIATION DEFECT 1: MYFNDTAEEEPQDYSHYFEDSQYDNHHQDHLRHCVSSQPPPLTTSSPSSSCSQGHRSSMILQTNEGGSICLICFSNLISEPHSPTLHVSYALSQLSIAISQPPFLRSLLSFHPLLLVSPLVSALSSFDDAPLARQIVDLVAALCASADSEHSSVHGSFVARVSDRLSSGALCWSRRQVYMLHCLGILLKFEKDDLYAHIRDKCHLVSNLVGGLQLPSDEIRGEIFFVLYRLLLLQDGDGDDILSTFCPKLLHLSLEALVKTQVDDVRLNCVALLTVLAQRGLFGNAFAVETTSLYTNEADSVMQAAEDGRDGSPLNVLFAEAIKGPLLSTDSQVQIGTVNLLIHYMTSEGTSIEQIQVLVEDNIADYVFEILRLSDCKDPVVKSCLQVLDLLSTAKQAFKQRLLVGFSTLIPVLQYVAEIPFHPAQRHTLKLIWTCISDCPRIPSASQIKEIVVILTRMLGKHAGGEIDMLPETFTMACLIFVSLLKSPSSHGTLSLTTSIKEALQYTVLTCLSIPDKNSCQLLHSLYLLKEVFEYSHDEKFADTSNIELRTCIVDICVVHLLPWFLTFFKEIEEETVLIVLETFHSILIWDSDIQTTEFADKLVSSSWFSLSFGCLGLFPTDKMKQKVYLVLSSLVDVILDKDSGQSIRDVALSLPSDPVDLLFLLGQRSSNNLELSSTQSAILTILLGSSLYDERLADDKLVLASLEEYIFVNGRNFQHRATDSSTVMRLLFLYSFYRSLAKVSYQIQYSPEAERILFQLVNDYECDLVSARVHPIALKWMFQQEKCCELLSDQILKFCGSNISHGSDTTFNKNASSFNIQAIAELVASGDNYGARILTCLLMKLVKEEVEEDYIISLVNLLTKIVNVSPAASDELFLNNIGNALYTLYSEKKHSLSSEISTPVLVLIFNILSSVHSETLSDDEIWLAVIMKLMDYYISSEPARNWTQNNLIVLGILSLILNHSTSNALIEASKSILLNSSLISTIDSMIHEACLKGPALVDHAEGSSSYGEHLLYVLLLSYFSLRSLHAVLPGTIDWQSFFDPPDRMQPLSVIGIPCHDLCRLIHFGSPQVKLAASYCLLELFTRISDVINREGEELKCSAEYLMSVITILEGLVFYSDNLVAVNCSLSLSMIIGCETQNAPNNWSRVIVEELTVSMSAPCLASKSFVNEHKAAVNVAVALLKLEKIPVWLRSVFDDHCISGIIENLTSGNVTSEIVVLFQELLKSGLLKEEHIASLSRVFQACRKRLYSDNTNDDCENEHILKKVSITTMSDDLENFCEYLIYLMSSQHSYSRNKSLLVEIESFFRTLTIE; encoded by the exons ATGTACTTCAACGACACGGCGGAGGAGGAGCCTCAAGACTACTCCCATTACTTCGAAGATAGCCAATACGACAACCACCACCAAGATCATCTGCGACACTGCGTTTCAAGCCAACCACCGCCATTAACGacatcatcaccatcatcatcgTGCTCGCAAGGTCACAGATCCAGTATGATCCTCCAAACCAATGAGGGCGGCTCAATTTGTCTCATCTGCTTCTCCAACCTCATCTCCGAACCTCACTCTCCGACTCTCCATGTCTCCTACGCTCTCTCTCAGCTCTCCATTGCCATTTCTCAACCTCCTTTCCTCCGCTCACTCCTCTCTTTCCACCCTCTTCTTCTCGTCTCCCCTCTCGTGTCTGCTCTCTCCTCCTTCGATGACGCTCCCCTCGCTCGCCAGATCGTTGATCTCGTCGCTGCTCTGTGCGCTTCTGCCGATTCCGAACACTCCTCTGTTCATGGAAGCTTCGTAGCTAGGGTCTCCGATCGCTTATCTTCCGGTGCCTTGTGCTGGAGTCGGCGTCAggtttatatg CTTCACTGTCTAGGCATTCTCTTAAAATTTGAGAAAGATGATCTTTATGCTCACATTAGAGATAAATGCCACCTTGTTTCCAATCTGGTTGGAGGTCTTCAATTGCCAAG CGATGAGATTCGTGGAGAGATCTTTTTTGTTTTGTACAGATTATTACTTCTCCAGGATGGTGATGGAGATGATATTTTGTCTACCTTCTGTCCTAAGCTGTTGCACTTGTCATTAGAGGCCTTAGTTAAGACTCAAGTTGACGATGTCCGGTTGAATTGTGTAG CACTTTTGACGGTATTGGCACAGAGGGGATTATTTGGAAATGCATTTGCAGTTGAAACAACTAGCTTGTATACAAATGAAGCAGATAGCGTAATGCAAGCAGCAGAAGATGGAAGAGATGGATCACCTTTGAATGTTTTATTTGCTGAAGCCATCAAAGGTCCACTGCTTTCAACAGATAGCCAAGTTCAAATCGGTACAGTGAATTTGCTGATTCATTATATGACTTCAGAAGGTACTTCAATTGAACAGATCCAAGTCCTGGTGGAAGATAACATTGCAGATTATGTATTTGAAATTCTAAGGTTATCAG ATTGTAAAGATCCAGTTGTCAAATCTTGCCTCCAGGTACTTGATCTCTTATCTACAGCTAAGCAGGCCTTCAAGCAGAGACTTCTTGTTGGTTTTTCCACTCTAATTCCAGTATTGCAATATGTGGCTGAAATACCTTTTCATCCAGCTCAAAGGCATACACTAAAGCTCATATGGACCTGTATTTCTGACTGTCCTCGAATACCATCTGCTTCTCAAATAAAAGAAATAGTTGTTATTTTGACAAGGATGCTTGGAAAGCATGCTGGGGGAGAGATAGATATGCTTCCAGAGACATTTACAATGGCTTGCTTAATCTTTGTGTCTCTCTTAAAATCTCCATCTTCTCATGGAACTTTGAGTCTCACAACATCAATTAAAGAAGCATTACAATATACCGTTTTAACTTGTCTCAGTATTCCTGACAAAAATTCCTGTCAACTTTTGCACTCTTTGTACCTACTTAAGGAGGTTTTTGAATACAGTCATGATGAAAAATTTGCTGATACCAGTAACATAGAACTTCGAACTTGCATTGTTGATATATGCGTAGTACATCTGTTACCTTGGTTTTTAACTTTCTTCAAGGAGATTGAAGAGGAAACAGTTCTAATAGTACTGGAAACATTTCATTCAATACTCATTTGGGATTCTGACATACAAACAACAGAATTTGCGGATAAATTGGTGTCATCCTCTTGGTTCAGTTTGTCCTTTGGATGTTTAGGCTTATTTCCAACAGATAAGATGAAACAGAAAGTATATTTGGTACTCAGTTCACTAGTTGATGTTATTCTGGACAAGGATTCTGGCCAATCTATTAGAGATGTTGCTTTAAGTTTACCATCTGATCCTGTTGATTTGCTCTTTCTACTCGGGCAAAGGAGCTCCAATAACTTGGAATTATCTTCTACTCAATCTGCCATTTTGACAATCTTATTGGGTAGTTCTTTATATGATGAAAG GCTTGCAGATGACAAGCTGGTTTTAGCTTCATTGGAAGAATATATTTTTGTCAATGGTAGAAATTTCCAACATCGGGCTACCGATTCATCTACAGTAATGAGACTTCTGTTTCTGTATAGTTTTTATAGGAGTCTTGCTAAAGTGAGCTACCAAATCCAGTACAGTCCAGAGGCCGAAAGGATTTTGTTCCAGCTGGTCAATGATTATGAATGTGATTTAGTTTCTGCAAGAGTTCATCCAATAGCATTGAAATGGATGTTTCAACAAGAAAAATGCTGCGAACTGTTATCTGATCAGATTCTCAAGTTCTGTGGAAGTAATATCTCACATGGTTCTGACACCACATTTAACAAGAATGCTTCTAGTTTTAATATACAAGCAATTGCAGAGTTAGTAGCATCGGGAGATAACTATGGGGCAAGGATACTCACATGCTTACTAATGAAGCTCGTCAAGGAAGAAGTTGaagaagattatataatttCTTTAGTAAATCTCCTCACTAAAATTGTCAATGTTTCTCCAGCTGCTTCAGATGAActattcttaaataatattgGGAATGCACTTTATACTCTTTACAGTGAAAAGAAACATTCATTGTCGTCAGAGATATCCACGCCGGTGTTGGTTTTGATTTTTAACATATTATCTTCAGTACACTCCGAAACTCTTTCTGATGATGAAATATGGCTTGCAGTGATTATGAAG TTGATGGACTACTATATCAGCTCCGAGCCTGCTAGAAATTGGACTCAAAATAATCTTATAGTCCTTGGAATTCTTTCCTTAATTTTGAACCACTCAACAAGCAATGCACTTATAGAAGCTTCAAAATCCATACTTTTAAATTCTTCTCTGATCTCTACAATCGACAGCATGATCCACGAAGCATGTCTAAAAGGGCCTGCATTGGTGGACCATGCCGAGGGATCATCAAGCTATGGAGAGCATTTACTATATGTGCTTCTACTTAGTTACTTCTCTTTAAGAAG TTTGCATGCTGTTCTACCAGGAACCATTGATTGGCAAAGTTTCTTTGATCCACCAGATAGGATGCAACCACTTTCCGTGATTGGAATCCCTTGCCATGACTTGTGCAGACTGATACATTTCGGGTCCCCCCAAGTCAAGCTTGCAGCTTCATACTGTTTGTTAGAGTTGTTCACCAGAATATCAGATGTTATAAACAGAGAAGGCGAGGAGCTAAAGTGTTCTGCCGAGTACCTAATGTCTGTCATCACCATATTAGAGGGTTTGGTTTTCTACAGTGACAATCTGGTGGCTGTGAACTGCAGCCTCAGTTTGTCGATGATTATAGGATGTGAAACTCAAAACGCACCAAACAATTGGAGTAGAGTGATAGTGGAAGAGTTGACAGTGTCTATGTCAGCTCCATGTTTAGCCTCAAAATCTTTTGTTAATGAGCACAAGGCTGCTGTTAATGTTGCTGTTGCATTGCTAAAACTGGAGAAGATTCCTGTCTGGTTGAGGTCTGTTTTTGATGATCACTGTATATCTGGCATCATCGAAAACCTCACGTCCGGTAATGTAACTTCAGAGATTGTAGTTTTATTCCAAGAGCTACTGAAATCTGGATTGTTGAAGGAAGAACACATTGCAAGTCTAAGTCGGGTCTTTCAG GCTTGCAGAAAACGATTATATAGTGACAACACAAATGATGATTGTGAAAATGAGCATATTTTAAAGAAGGTGAGCATCACCACAATGTCCGATGACTTGGAAAATTTTTGTGAGTATCTTATTTACTTGATGTCATCTCAACATAGTTATTCAAGGAATAAGAGTCTGTTGGTGGAAATAGAGTCGTTTTTTAGAACTTTAACAATAGAATAA
- the LOC115722104 gene encoding probable ATP-dependent DNA helicase CHR12 isoform X2, with protein MMRLRRPLYGVGDAFAMEADDQFRKKRDAERLSRLQEEEKNQVETRKRKFFAEVLNAVREFQLQIQASLKRRKQRNDGVLAWHGRQRQRATRAEKLRFQALKADDQEAYMRMVKESKNERLTILLEETNKLLVNLGAAVQRQKDNKTSDGIESLHGSESDSPELDGEFIDSDRNDEANDLLEGQRQYNSAIHSIQEKVTEQPSMLQGGELRPYQVEGLQWMLSLFNNNLNGILADEMGLGKTIQTISLIAYLIEHKGVHGPHLIVAPKAVLPNWVNEFATWAPSIAAILYDGRLDERKAMKEELAGEGKFNVLITHYDLIMRDKTFLKKIPWCYLIVDEGHRLKNHECALAQTLAGYDMRRRLLLTGTPIQNSLQELWSLLNFLLPHIFNSVQNFEDWFNAPFADRGDISLTDEEQLLIIRRLHHVIRPFILRRKKDEVEKYLPQKSQVILKCDMSAWQKVYYQQVTDVGRVGLDNGSGKSKSLQNLTMQLRKCCNHPYLFVGEYNMWRREEIIRASGKFELLDRLLPKLQRAGHRVLLFSQMTRLMDILEIYLRLHEIKFLRLDGSTKTEERGTLLKQFNAPDSPFFMFLLSTRAGGLGLNLQTADTVIIFDSDWNPQMDQQAEDRAHRIGQKKEVRVFVLVSVGSIEEVILERAKQKMGIDAKVIQAGLFNTTSTAQDRREMLEEIMRRGTSSLGTDVPSEREINRLAARSDDEFWMFEKMDEERRQKENYRSRLMEDHEVPEWAYSKPDKEHETKGFHSGSITGKRRRKEVVYADSLSDVQWMKAVENGEDISKLSGKGKRRNHFISETSEASNNSNGVEDDKVIELTESTPLASEGTSEDTYAQTPLMKRLKSEEGTSTERHDYQGVGVSSWNGQILTWKTHKKKRSSYSTQSSFSDSRGQNSNGRGNGWS; from the exons ATGATGCGTTTGCGTCGCCCATTATATGGTGTTGGAGATGCGTTTGCCATGGAGGCTGATGATCAATTCAGAAAGAAACGGGATGCTGAG AGGCTCTCAAGGTtacaagaagaagagaaaaatcagGTTGAGACTCGGAAAAGAAAATTTTTCGCTGAAGTCCTTAATGCAGTTCGTGAATTCCAGTTGCAAATTCAAGCTTCTTTGAAACGCCGAAAACAAAGGAATGATGGAGTCCTG GCATGGCATGGAAGGCAAAGGCAACGTGCAACACGGGCTGAGAAGTTGAGGTTTCAAGCATTAAAAGCTGATGATCAAGAAGCATACATGAGAATGGTGAAGGAGAGTAAGAATGAGCGATTGACAATTCTTCTTGAAGAAACAAATAAGCTTCTTGTTAATTTAGGAGCTGCTGTTCAACGTCAGAAAGATAATAAAACTTCAGATGGAATTGAATCCTTGCATGGCTCTGAATCTGATTCACCTGAGTTGGATGGTGAATTTATTGATTCTGATCGGAATGATGAGGCCAACGACTTACTTGAAGGTCAGCGGCAGTATAACTCAGCAATTCACTCCATTCAGGAAAAG GTAACGGAGCAACCATCCATGCTACAAGGTGGAGAATTAAGACCATATCAGGTAGAAGGATTACAATGGATGCTCTCATTGTTCAATAACAACCTTAATGGAATTCTGGCTGATGAGATGGGGTTAGGAAAAACAATTCAAACCATTTCTCTGATTGCTTATCTCATAGAACACAAGGGTGTGCATGGACCCCACTTGATAGTGGCCCCAAAAGCAGTTCTGCCCAACTGGGTTAATGAATTTGCAACATGGGCTCCTAG TATTGCAGCCATTCTCTACGACGGGCGTCTTGATGAAAGAAAGGCAATGAAAGAAGAGTTAGCTGGGGAAGGAAAATTTAATGTGCTGATCACACATTATGACCTAATTATGAGAGATAAaacatttttaaagaaaattccTTGGTGCTACCTGATTGTAGACGAAGGCCATAGATTGAAAAATCATGAATGTGCTCTTGCACAGACACTTGCAGG TTATGATATGCGGCGAAGACTCCTATTGACTGGTACTCCTATACAGAATAGTTTGCAGGAGCTATGGTCCCTGCTTAATTTTCTTCTTCCACACATTTTTAATTCAGTTCAGAACTTCGAGGATTGGTTCAATGCACCATTTGCCGATCGAGGAGATATTTCTCTAACAGATGAGGAACAGCTGTTGATTATTCGTCGTCTTCATCAT GTTATAAGACCATTTATATTGAGGAGGAAAAAGGATGAAGTGGAGAAATACCTTCCTCAGAAATCTCAGGTCATACTGAAATGTGATATGTCAGCGTGGCAGAAAGTATATTATCAACAAGTCACTGATGTGGGTAGAGTTGGACTAGATAATG GTAGTGGGAAATCGAAGAGTCTACAGAACCTTACAATGCAGCTTAGAAAATGTTGTAACCACCCATATCTTTTTGTGGGGGAGTATAATATGTGGCGCAGGGAAGAGATCATCAGAGCATCTGGAAAATTTGAATTGCTGGACCGTTTACTCCCAAAACTCCAAAGAGCTGGGCATAGGGTCCTGCTTTTTTCACAAATGACTCGTCTTATGGACATTCTTGAAATATATCTACGCCTTCATGAAATTAAGTTTCTTAGACTTGATGGTTCAACAAAAACTGAGGAAAGAGGGACTCTGCTAAAGCAATTCAATGCTCCAGACTCCCCTTTCTTCATGTTTCTCCTGAGTACTCGTGCTGGAGGTCTTGGTTTGAACTTGCAAACAGCAGATACAGTAATTATTTTTGACAGTGATTGGAATCCACAAATGGATCAACAGGCAGAGGATCGAGCTCATCGTATAGGACAAAAAAAGGAAGTCAGAGTTTTTGTATTGGTTAGTGTTGGATCTATTGAAGAGGTTATCTTGGAACGTGCTAAACAGAAGATGGGTATAGATGCCAAGGTCATCCAAGCCGGTTTATTCAATACAACATCGACAG CTCAAGACAGAAGAGAGATGCTAGAAGAGATCATGCGCAGAGGTACAAGTTCACTTGGGACAGATGTGCCGAGTGAGAGAGAAATCAACCGCCTTGCTGCTCGGTCAGATGATGAGTTTTGGATGTTTGAGAAGATGGACGAAGAGAGAAGGCAAAAGGAGAATTACCGATCTCGACTTATGGAAGATCACGAGGTTCCTGAATGGGCATATTCTAAACCTGACAAAGAACACGAGACCAAAGGGTTTCATAGCGGAAGTATAACAGGAAAGCGACGAAGAAAAGAAGTTGTTTATGCGGATTCCCTGAGCGATGTGCAGTGGATGAAAGCAGTGGAAAATGGAGAAGATATATCAAAGCTTTCTGGCAAAGGAAAAAGGAGAAACCACTTTATATCAGAGACCAGTGAAGCTAGTAATAATAGTAATGGTGTGGAAGACGATAAGGTTATAGAACTAACTGAATCTACACCACTTGCCAGTGAGGGAACAAGCGAAGACACCTATGCTCAGACACCGCTGATGAAGAGACTCAAGTCAGAAGAAGGAACAAGTACAGAGAGACATGATTATCAAGGGGTTGGTGTAAGTAGTTGGAATGGACAGATATTGACATGGAAAACCCACAAAAAGAAGAGATCAAGCTACTCTACTCAGAGCTCATTCTCTGATTCTAGAGGACAGAACAGTAATGGAAGAGGAAATGGATGGAGTTGA
- the LOC115722104 gene encoding probable ATP-dependent DNA helicase CHR12 isoform X1, which produces MAQLETQSQSQSQSQSPQQPPLDLIHQTKSLISALNFVSRNLPLPADLLDTVSSIYYDAERDAQLARSDQSDSENHADISEELLPELQEALLKQRSNCMSSFELTESRDKRYQSHIQHRLTELEELPSSRGEELQTKCLLELYGLKLADLQKKVRAEVSSEYWLRTNCAHPDKQLFDWGMMRLRRPLYGVGDAFAMEADDQFRKKRDAERLSRLQEEEKNQVETRKRKFFAEVLNAVREFQLQIQASLKRRKQRNDGVLAWHGRQRQRATRAEKLRFQALKADDQEAYMRMVKESKNERLTILLEETNKLLVNLGAAVQRQKDNKTSDGIESLHGSESDSPELDGEFIDSDRNDEANDLLEGQRQYNSAIHSIQEKVTEQPSMLQGGELRPYQVEGLQWMLSLFNNNLNGILADEMGLGKTIQTISLIAYLIEHKGVHGPHLIVAPKAVLPNWVNEFATWAPSIAAILYDGRLDERKAMKEELAGEGKFNVLITHYDLIMRDKTFLKKIPWCYLIVDEGHRLKNHECALAQTLAGYDMRRRLLLTGTPIQNSLQELWSLLNFLLPHIFNSVQNFEDWFNAPFADRGDISLTDEEQLLIIRRLHHVIRPFILRRKKDEVEKYLPQKSQVILKCDMSAWQKVYYQQVTDVGRVGLDNGSGKSKSLQNLTMQLRKCCNHPYLFVGEYNMWRREEIIRASGKFELLDRLLPKLQRAGHRVLLFSQMTRLMDILEIYLRLHEIKFLRLDGSTKTEERGTLLKQFNAPDSPFFMFLLSTRAGGLGLNLQTADTVIIFDSDWNPQMDQQAEDRAHRIGQKKEVRVFVLVSVGSIEEVILERAKQKMGIDAKVIQAGLFNTTSTAQDRREMLEEIMRRGTSSLGTDVPSEREINRLAARSDDEFWMFEKMDEERRQKENYRSRLMEDHEVPEWAYSKPDKEHETKGFHSGSITGKRRRKEVVYADSLSDVQWMKAVENGEDISKLSGKGKRRNHFISETSEASNNSNGVEDDKVIELTESTPLASEGTSEDTYAQTPLMKRLKSEEGTSTERHDYQGVGVSSWNGQILTWKTHKKKRSSYSTQSSFSDSRGQNSNGRGNGWS; this is translated from the exons ATGGCTCAGCTCGAGACCCAGTCCCAGAGCCAGAGCCAGAGCCAGAGCCCACAGCAACCCCCATTAGACctcatccaccagaccaagtcTTTGATTTCCGCTCTCAACTTCGTCTCCCGGAATCTCCCTCTCCCTGCTGACCTCCTTGACACCGTTTCCTCCATCTATTATGACGCCGAACGAGATGCCCAACTCGCAAGATCTGACCAGAGTGACTCG GAAAATCATGCTGATATTTCCGAAGAATTGTTACCTGAACTTCAGGAGGCACTGCTTAAACAGCGTTCTAATTGCATGTCAAGTTTTGAATTAACAGAATCAAGGGATAAACGTTATCAAAGCCACATTCAACATCGATTAACTGAACTTGAAG AATTACCTTCAAGTAGAGGAGAGGAGTTACAAACGAAGTGCTTGCTTGAGCTTTATGGATTAAAG TTAGCAGATTTGCAAAAGAAGGTTCGTGCTGAAGTCAGTTCAGAGTATTGGCTACGCACAAACTGTGCACATCCTGACAAACAGCTATTTGACTGGGGCATGATGCGTTTGCGTCGCCCATTATATGGTGTTGGAGATGCGTTTGCCATGGAGGCTGATGATCAATTCAGAAAGAAACGGGATGCTGAG AGGCTCTCAAGGTtacaagaagaagagaaaaatcagGTTGAGACTCGGAAAAGAAAATTTTTCGCTGAAGTCCTTAATGCAGTTCGTGAATTCCAGTTGCAAATTCAAGCTTCTTTGAAACGCCGAAAACAAAGGAATGATGGAGTCCTG GCATGGCATGGAAGGCAAAGGCAACGTGCAACACGGGCTGAGAAGTTGAGGTTTCAAGCATTAAAAGCTGATGATCAAGAAGCATACATGAGAATGGTGAAGGAGAGTAAGAATGAGCGATTGACAATTCTTCTTGAAGAAACAAATAAGCTTCTTGTTAATTTAGGAGCTGCTGTTCAACGTCAGAAAGATAATAAAACTTCAGATGGAATTGAATCCTTGCATGGCTCTGAATCTGATTCACCTGAGTTGGATGGTGAATTTATTGATTCTGATCGGAATGATGAGGCCAACGACTTACTTGAAGGTCAGCGGCAGTATAACTCAGCAATTCACTCCATTCAGGAAAAG GTAACGGAGCAACCATCCATGCTACAAGGTGGAGAATTAAGACCATATCAGGTAGAAGGATTACAATGGATGCTCTCATTGTTCAATAACAACCTTAATGGAATTCTGGCTGATGAGATGGGGTTAGGAAAAACAATTCAAACCATTTCTCTGATTGCTTATCTCATAGAACACAAGGGTGTGCATGGACCCCACTTGATAGTGGCCCCAAAAGCAGTTCTGCCCAACTGGGTTAATGAATTTGCAACATGGGCTCCTAG TATTGCAGCCATTCTCTACGACGGGCGTCTTGATGAAAGAAAGGCAATGAAAGAAGAGTTAGCTGGGGAAGGAAAATTTAATGTGCTGATCACACATTATGACCTAATTATGAGAGATAAaacatttttaaagaaaattccTTGGTGCTACCTGATTGTAGACGAAGGCCATAGATTGAAAAATCATGAATGTGCTCTTGCACAGACACTTGCAGG TTATGATATGCGGCGAAGACTCCTATTGACTGGTACTCCTATACAGAATAGTTTGCAGGAGCTATGGTCCCTGCTTAATTTTCTTCTTCCACACATTTTTAATTCAGTTCAGAACTTCGAGGATTGGTTCAATGCACCATTTGCCGATCGAGGAGATATTTCTCTAACAGATGAGGAACAGCTGTTGATTATTCGTCGTCTTCATCAT GTTATAAGACCATTTATATTGAGGAGGAAAAAGGATGAAGTGGAGAAATACCTTCCTCAGAAATCTCAGGTCATACTGAAATGTGATATGTCAGCGTGGCAGAAAGTATATTATCAACAAGTCACTGATGTGGGTAGAGTTGGACTAGATAATG GTAGTGGGAAATCGAAGAGTCTACAGAACCTTACAATGCAGCTTAGAAAATGTTGTAACCACCCATATCTTTTTGTGGGGGAGTATAATATGTGGCGCAGGGAAGAGATCATCAGAGCATCTGGAAAATTTGAATTGCTGGACCGTTTACTCCCAAAACTCCAAAGAGCTGGGCATAGGGTCCTGCTTTTTTCACAAATGACTCGTCTTATGGACATTCTTGAAATATATCTACGCCTTCATGAAATTAAGTTTCTTAGACTTGATGGTTCAACAAAAACTGAGGAAAGAGGGACTCTGCTAAAGCAATTCAATGCTCCAGACTCCCCTTTCTTCATGTTTCTCCTGAGTACTCGTGCTGGAGGTCTTGGTTTGAACTTGCAAACAGCAGATACAGTAATTATTTTTGACAGTGATTGGAATCCACAAATGGATCAACAGGCAGAGGATCGAGCTCATCGTATAGGACAAAAAAAGGAAGTCAGAGTTTTTGTATTGGTTAGTGTTGGATCTATTGAAGAGGTTATCTTGGAACGTGCTAAACAGAAGATGGGTATAGATGCCAAGGTCATCCAAGCCGGTTTATTCAATACAACATCGACAG CTCAAGACAGAAGAGAGATGCTAGAAGAGATCATGCGCAGAGGTACAAGTTCACTTGGGACAGATGTGCCGAGTGAGAGAGAAATCAACCGCCTTGCTGCTCGGTCAGATGATGAGTTTTGGATGTTTGAGAAGATGGACGAAGAGAGAAGGCAAAAGGAGAATTACCGATCTCGACTTATGGAAGATCACGAGGTTCCTGAATGGGCATATTCTAAACCTGACAAAGAACACGAGACCAAAGGGTTTCATAGCGGAAGTATAACAGGAAAGCGACGAAGAAAAGAAGTTGTTTATGCGGATTCCCTGAGCGATGTGCAGTGGATGAAAGCAGTGGAAAATGGAGAAGATATATCAAAGCTTTCTGGCAAAGGAAAAAGGAGAAACCACTTTATATCAGAGACCAGTGAAGCTAGTAATAATAGTAATGGTGTGGAAGACGATAAGGTTATAGAACTAACTGAATCTACACCACTTGCCAGTGAGGGAACAAGCGAAGACACCTATGCTCAGACACCGCTGATGAAGAGACTCAAGTCAGAAGAAGGAACAAGTACAGAGAGACATGATTATCAAGGGGTTGGTGTAAGTAGTTGGAATGGACAGATATTGACATGGAAAACCCACAAAAAGAAGAGATCAAGCTACTCTACTCAGAGCTCATTCTCTGATTCTAGAGGACAGAACAGTAATGGAAGAGGAAATGGATGGAGTTGA
- the LOC115722962 gene encoding uncharacterized protein LOC115722962 produces the protein MGKKNRREAEVDEEEKTEAKQVELPNGDSYQKKKKKKRDKQEEGLKPKDIPTVTIALPGSIIDNTQSYELATRLAGQIARAATIFRIDEVVIFDNKSNSENNSSYYTNPDNSDENESGADFLIRILKYLETPQYLRKALFPMHSSLRFVGLLPPLDAPHHLRKHEWGPFREGVTLKERAPNSSGTLVDVGLNKNFVIDQVLNPGTRVTVAMGTDRNLDADSVRQIVSSSKPREEANTYWGYKVRYASNISSVFRECPYKGGYDHLIGTSEHGSVTKSSDLVIPTFRHLLIAFGGLAGLEECIEEDMNLKVKDASEIFHSYLNTCPHQGSRTIRTEEAIFISLQYFQEPISRALEKI, from the exons ATGGGGAAGAAGAATAGACGAGAAGCAGAagttgatgaagaagaaaaaactgaAGCTAAGCAGGTCGAGCTTCCCAATGGAGATTCTtaccaaaagaagaaaaagaagaaaagggaTAAGCAAGAAGAAGGGCTCAAACCCAAGGACATACCTACAGTCACCATAGCCTTGCCGGGTTCTATAATAGACAACACACAGTCCTACGAACTCGCCACCCGA TTGGCTGGTCAGATTGCTCGTGCCGCAACTATTTTTCGAATTGACGAG GTGGTAATATTTGACAACAAGAGTAACTCTGAAAATAATTCTAGCTACTATACAAATCCAGATAACTCGGATGAGAATGAAAGTGGTGCAGATTTTCTTATAAGAATCTTGAAGTACCTCGAAACCCCTCAGTATCTGAGAAAAGCTTTATTCCCTATGCACAGTAGCTTAAGATTTGTG GGTCTGTTGCCCCCGCTTGATGCGCCACATCATCTGCGCAAACACGAATGGGGTCCCTTTCGTGAAG GTGTCACACTTAAAGAAAGAGCTCCAAACTCGTCGGGAACACTAGTTGATGTTGGTTTAAATAAG AATTTCGTTATTGATCAAGTACTCAATCCTGGAACGAGGGTTACCGTGGCTATGGGAACTGATCGGAATCTGGATGCTG ATTCAGTTCGTCAAATTGTTTCATCATCTAAGCCCAGGGAAGAAGCAAACACATATTGGGGTTACAAAGTGAGATATGCTTCCAATATAAGTTCAGTATTCAGGGAATGCCCATATAAG GGAGGCTATGATCATTTGATTGGAACCTCAGAGCATGGTTCAGTTACTAAATCATCTGATCTCGTTATACCTACCTTTAG GCATCTATTAATTGCTTTTGGTGGACTTGCTGGGTTAGAAGAGTGCATTGAAGAGGATATGAATTTAAAG GTAAAAGATGCGAGTGAAATATTTCACTCATATTTGAACACATGTCCACACCAGGGAAGCCGAACAATTCGAACCGAG GAGGCAATCTTTATCTCTCTTCAATATTTCCAAGAACCAATCAGTAGGGCTTTGgagaaaatttag